In one Paracoccus everestensis genomic region, the following are encoded:
- a CDS encoding sensor histidine kinase NtrY-like, which produces MAGATSGLSWDRLASITLPRHWRGAMAAGVLVIGMMLAGATMTVLGPLAQGAESRMLRLILLLDLAYLIVLIGFIVLRMARLITARRNTAAGSRLHARLVLVFAGLALIPTVLVALFAGFLVNIGLEGWFSGRVQQVVTTSQAAAEAYQEEHRRDLTQDARALANILTQAGRANPIIEDGEMRQLLVQGQGLIQRGLREAYVISGTGEIRARGERSYLFWYEAPGSADLDRAQSEGVALIEDWDNNEFRALVALPPLADRYLYVTRDVDGALLGLVDDTRATVGSYRQLEQTRSQVLFEFSLVYLAFALLLVAAAVMLGLWFASRLSRPIGLLALASEQVGHGNLDVQVPEPDTGDEIQTLGQSFNRMTRQLKAQREELIDSYRISDEQRRLFDNVLSSVTSGVIGLDAAGEIDFVNRSASRLLGLDPKRDIDALLSELVPEFEPLFDRLSASVAETVQDEVRLMREGRVESLLVRMAVRRGTDGDLEGYVVAFDDVTELVTAQRMAAWGDVARRVAHEIKNPLTPIQLSAERLRRKFGKLASPEDKASLDQYTDVIIRQTGDLRRIVDEFSRFARMPEPDRAETDLAALLREVALLQQDALKGALTTQIPAGPVIVDCDAGMLRQAFTNLVKNAGEAVDEVRGNPPEGWSARVAVAMKADHDAVTIRISDNGPGLPADRSRLFEPYVTLKSGGTGLGLPIVKKIVEEHGGSLSLSDRPDGQGAMAEIRLPRERHPVRGAQRKTKTKEDEAAPI; this is translated from the coding sequence GGATGATGCTGGCGGGCGCCACCATGACCGTGCTTGGGCCACTGGCCCAGGGCGCCGAAAGCCGGATGCTGCGGCTGATCCTGCTGCTGGATCTGGCCTATCTGATCGTGCTGATCGGCTTTATCGTCCTGCGTATGGCCCGGCTGATCACCGCGCGGCGCAATACCGCCGCCGGATCGCGGCTGCACGCGCGCCTTGTGCTGGTCTTTGCCGGGCTGGCCCTGATCCCCACGGTGTTGGTCGCGCTGTTCGCGGGCTTTCTGGTCAATATCGGGCTTGAGGGCTGGTTCTCGGGCCGGGTGCAGCAGGTGGTCACGACATCCCAAGCCGCCGCCGAGGCCTATCAGGAGGAACATCGCCGCGACCTGACCCAGGATGCGCGTGCCCTGGCCAATATCCTGACCCAGGCCGGACGCGCCAACCCGATAATCGAGGATGGGGAAATGCGTCAGCTTCTGGTCCAGGGCCAGGGGCTGATCCAGCGGGGCCTGCGCGAGGCCTATGTCATCAGCGGCACCGGCGAAATCCGCGCGCGCGGCGAACGGTCCTATCTGTTCTGGTACGAGGCGCCGGGCAGCGCCGATCTGGACCGCGCTCAGTCCGAGGGCGTCGCGCTGATCGAGGATTGGGACAACAACGAGTTCCGCGCCCTGGTGGCCCTGCCGCCGCTGGCCGACCGTTACCTGTATGTGACGCGCGACGTGGACGGCGCCCTGCTGGGCCTGGTGGACGACACGCGCGCGACCGTCGGCAGCTATCGCCAGTTGGAACAAACCCGCAGCCAGGTTCTGTTCGAATTCTCGCTGGTCTATCTAGCTTTCGCGCTGCTGCTGGTTGCTGCCGCCGTGATGTTGGGCTTGTGGTTCGCATCCCGCCTGTCACGGCCTATCGGGCTTTTGGCGCTTGCCAGCGAACAGGTGGGCCATGGAAACTTGGATGTGCAGGTGCCCGAACCCGACACCGGGGACGAGATCCAGACCCTCGGCCAGTCCTTCAACCGCATGACCCGCCAGTTGAAGGCCCAGCGAGAGGAGTTGATCGACAGCTATCGCATCAGCGACGAACAGCGGCGGCTGTTCGACAATGTGCTGTCTTCCGTCACGTCGGGGGTGATCGGGCTGGACGCAGCAGGGGAAATCGACTTCGTGAACCGGTCCGCCAGCCGCCTTCTGGGCCTGGATCCCAAGCGCGACATCGACGCCCTTCTGTCCGAGCTGGTGCCGGAATTCGAACCCTTGTTCGACCGCTTGTCCGCATCCGTGGCGGAAACCGTCCAGGATGAGGTGCGGCTGATGCGCGAAGGCCGCGTCGAAAGCCTGCTGGTGCGCATGGCGGTCCGGCGCGGCACCGATGGCGATCTTGAAGGCTATGTCGTGGCCTTTGACGACGTGACCGAGCTTGTGACCGCGCAGCGCATGGCCGCTTGGGGCGATGTAGCGCGAAGGGTCGCGCATGAAATCAAGAACCCGCTGACGCCCATTCAACTGTCCGCCGAACGCCTGCGCCGCAAGTTCGGCAAGTTGGCATCGCCCGAGGACAAGGCCTCCCTGGACCAGTACACCGATGTCATCATCCGCCAGACGGGCGATCTGCGCCGGATCGTGGATGAATTCAGCCGCTTTGCCCGGATGCCCGAACCCGACCGCGCGGAAACCGATCTTGCCGCGCTGTTGCGCGAGGTTGCGTTGCTGCAACAGGACGCGTTGAAAGGCGCACTGACCACGCAGATCCCCGCCGGGCCGGTGATCGTCGATTGCGACGCGGGAATGCTGCGGCAGGCTTTCACGAACTTGGTGAAGAACGCGGGGGAAGCCGTTGACGAAGTTCGGGGAAATCCGCCGGAAGGCTGGTCGGCAAGGGTCGCCGTCGCCATGAAGGCCGACCACGATGCAGTGACGATCCGCATTTCCGACAACGGCCCCGGCCTGCCCGCCGACCGGTCGCGCCTGTTCGAACCCTATGTGACCCTGAAATCCGGGGGCACGGGGCTGGGCCTGCCCATTGTCAAGAAGATCGTCGAGGAACACGGCGGCAGCCTGTCCCTGTCCGACAGGCCGGACGGGCAGGGGGCGATGGCCGAAATACGCCTGCCGCGGGAACGCCATCCCGTGCGCGGCGCACAACGCAAGACAAAAACAAAAGAAGATGAGGCAGCACCGATATGA
- the ntrX gene encoding nitrogen assimilation response regulator NtrX: MSDILIVDDERDIRELVADILKDEGFETRLAANSDEAIAALNDRQPALMVLDIWLKDSRMDGIDILKQVKRNNPDVPVIIISGHGNIEIAVAAIKQGAYDFIEKPFNIDQLMVVVNRAMETSRLRRENSTLRRGGDRVAEMLGHSVAFKRLRDALDKVAKSNGRVMLAGEPGTGKEMAARYIHAHSPRASAPFVTVPCATIEPERMEEVLFGRETPERGIEPGLLEQAHGGVIYFDEVGDMPMGTQPKILRVLTEQQFVRAGGADRVRVDLRVISSTNRDLPAEIAAGRFRQELYDRLNVVPVAVPSLAERRDDIAPLARHFIDICHRTQGLTPRNLPEETIAALQSMRWPGNIRQLRNVIERVLILAEGTGPIQPAELEPQGATPDNSDALALGPQITAMALREAREMFEREYLVAQINRFGGNISRTAQFVGMERSALHRKLKSLGVVGGMRAEDEMLMGK, from the coding sequence ATGAGCGATATCCTGATCGTTGACGACGAACGCGATATCCGCGAACTGGTCGCGGATATCCTGAAGGACGAGGGGTTCGAGACGCGCCTGGCCGCGAACTCGGACGAGGCGATTGCCGCCCTCAATGACCGCCAGCCTGCGCTGATGGTTCTGGACATCTGGCTGAAGGACAGCCGGATGGACGGGATCGACATCCTCAAGCAGGTCAAGCGCAACAATCCCGACGTGCCGGTGATCATCATTTCCGGCCACGGCAACATCGAGATCGCGGTGGCCGCGATCAAGCAGGGCGCGTACGACTTCATCGAAAAGCCTTTCAACATCGACCAGTTGATGGTGGTGGTGAACCGCGCCATGGAAACCAGCCGGCTGCGCCGGGAAAACAGCACCCTGCGGCGCGGCGGCGACCGGGTGGCGGAAATGCTGGGCCATTCCGTTGCCTTCAAGCGCCTGCGCGACGCCCTGGACAAGGTGGCGAAATCAAATGGACGCGTCATGCTGGCAGGCGAGCCGGGCACCGGCAAGGAAATGGCCGCCCGCTATATCCACGCCCACAGCCCGCGTGCGAGCGCGCCCTTTGTCACGGTTCCCTGCGCCACGATCGAGCCGGAACGGATGGAGGAGGTTCTGTTCGGCCGCGAAACGCCCGAGCGCGGGATCGAACCCGGCCTGCTGGAACAGGCCCACGGCGGCGTCATCTATTTCGACGAAGTGGGCGATATGCCCATGGGAACGCAGCCGAAAATCCTGCGCGTGCTGACAGAACAGCAATTCGTGCGGGCAGGCGGCGCGGACCGTGTGCGCGTCGATCTGCGGGTGATTTCATCGACCAACCGTGACCTTCCGGCGGAGATCGCTGCGGGCCGGTTCCGCCAGGAACTCTACGACCGGCTGAACGTGGTGCCGGTGGCCGTGCCGTCGCTTGCCGAACGTCGCGACGACATTGCCCCGCTTGCGCGCCATTTCATCGACATCTGCCACCGCACGCAGGGCCTGACCCCGCGCAATCTGCCCGAGGAAACGATTGCCGCCCTTCAATCCATGCGGTGGCCCGGCAACATCCGTCAGTTGCGCAACGTGATCGAGCGCGTCCTGATCCTGGCCGAGGGGACCGGCCCGATCCAGCCCGCCGAACTGGAACCCCAGGGCGCCACGCCCGACAACAGCGACGCCCTTGCCCTGGGCCCCCAGATCACCGCCATGGCCCTGCGCGAGGCGCGCGAGATGTTCGAACGCGAATATCTCGTGGCACAGATCAACCGTTTCGGCGGCAATATCAGCCGCACCGCGCAGTTCGTGGGCATGGAACGCAGCGCCCTGCACCGCAAGTTGAAATCGCTGGGCGTGGTCGGCGGGATGCGGGCCGAAGATGAAATGCTGATGGGGAAATAG
- the trkA gene encoding Trk system potassium transporter TrkA: MKIIICGAGQVGWQIARHLSGERNDVTVIDNNADLIRRATDALDVQGVTGFASHPDILDQAGARDADLIIAATHSDEVNMVTCQVAHSIFQVPRKIARLRSSAYLDAIYSDLYSTSHLPIDVVISPEREVANAALQRLSAPSTFDVETFMGGKVQLLGILLEDDCPALNTPLRQLNELFSTLRAIVVGVRRQTRLFAPEPGDQLFAHDQIYVFAHREDVGRTLEIFGKPPLKQERIAIIGAGNVGLAVAQALEARPDRIRAKLIERDRSRAEYAADRLERTIVLNGDGLSAELLEEAAVPTADAVLAVTDDDKTNILASVRAKQAGAKLAIALINDPTMVPLMDVLDIDAYINPRATTVSTILRHIRHGRVRDIYSIGDAEAEVIEAQALSTSPISGRAIRDIEFPEGVLIGAVQKGDRIVKPAPDTRIEEGDVILMFALTKDVPEVERLLQVSIDFF; encoded by the coding sequence ATGAAGATCATCATCTGCGGCGCGGGTCAGGTCGGCTGGCAGATTGCCCGGCATCTGTCGGGCGAAAGGAACGACGTCACCGTCATCGACAACAACGCCGACCTGATCCGCCGCGCCACGGATGCCTTGGACGTGCAGGGCGTCACGGGCTTTGCCAGCCATCCCGACATCCTGGACCAGGCAGGCGCGCGCGATGCCGACCTGATCATTGCCGCGACCCATTCGGACGAGGTGAACATGGTCACCTGCCAGGTCGCCCATTCGATCTTCCAGGTGCCGCGCAAGATCGCGCGCCTGCGCAGCAGCGCCTATCTGGATGCGATCTATTCGGATCTTTACAGCACGTCCCATCTGCCCATCGACGTGGTGATCAGCCCGGAAAGAGAGGTCGCGAACGCGGCCCTGCAACGGTTGTCGGCGCCGTCCACCTTTGACGTGGAAACCTTCATGGGCGGCAAGGTGCAGCTTCTGGGCATCCTGCTGGAAGATGACTGCCCCGCATTGAACACGCCCCTGCGCCAGTTGAACGAGCTGTTCTCTACCCTGCGCGCCATCGTCGTGGGCGTGCGCCGCCAGACGCGGCTGTTCGCGCCCGAGCCGGGGGACCAATTGTTTGCCCATGACCAGATCTATGTCTTTGCCCATCGCGAGGATGTGGGCCGCACGCTGGAAATCTTTGGCAAGCCGCCCTTAAAGCAGGAACGCATCGCCATCATCGGCGCGGGCAATGTGGGGCTGGCCGTGGCGCAGGCGTTGGAGGCACGGCCCGACCGAATCCGCGCCAAGCTGATCGAACGCGACCGTTCGCGCGCCGAATATGCTGCCGACCGGCTGGAACGGACCATCGTGCTGAACGGCGACGGCCTGTCCGCCGAATTGCTGGAGGAAGCTGCCGTCCCTACCGCCGACGCGGTGCTGGCGGTGACCGACGACGACAAGACCAATATCCTTGCGTCGGTCCGCGCCAAGCAGGCGGGGGCCAAGCTGGCCATTGCGCTGATCAACGATCCGACGATGGTGCCTTTGATGGATGTGCTGGACATCGACGCCTATATCAACCCGCGCGCCACCACCGTGTCCACGATCCTGCGCCATATCCGCCATGGCCGGGTGCGCGACATCTATTCCATCGGCGATGCCGAGGCCGAGGTGATCGAGGCGCAGGCCCTGTCCACGTCCCCCATATCGGGCCGGGCGATCCGCGACATCGAATTTCCCGAAGGCGTGCTGATCGGCGCCGTGCAAAAGGGCGACCGCATCGTCAAGCCCGCACCCGACACCCGGATCGAGGAGGGCGACGTGATCCTGATGTTCGCCCTGACCAAGGACGTCCCAGAAGTCGAGCGCCTGTTGCAGGTCTCGATCGACTTTTTCTGA